The Methanothermobacter sp. CaT2 DNA window GCACTTCTATTTCATCAATTTTGAGTAGGCAGTACTGGACTTCAAAGTTTTTTTAATAGTAAGATTCCAAACTGTACTTAATCTCAGGTTCTCAATGGCTTCCAGCAAGTATAAATAGCGCAGAATTAATATTCGACTATTATCTCAACCTTGAGTTCCCTGCCCTTCCTCAGATCCCTCACAAGATTCTCATCAAGATCAAATGCCGCCTTATCAGCCCGTATCATCAGCGTCCTGCTGCAGATGTAATCACTCTTCCTGCACACTATATCTGTTGGATGGTCAAGGGTAAGTTCAGGGTGCCCGTAGCCCCTTATCTCATCATAACCATTCTCTGTCCTCAGTATAACCCTGACCAGTGATGATTCACGTGCTATGGCCCTCTTCATCTCATCAGGAAGTGTTGATATGGAATCAGATGATGAAACACCTATTATGCAGTCTGCTGTTTCACCTATCTCAGGGTCCACAGTGACCTCAAAGGTTGTCCTGTGGCCTGCTGTGACATTGGGATGTCCCCTTGCCCTCAGAGTATATCTCAACACTCCCATTGGATCACCATGGAAAATTGGGTTTCTGCAGGGCCCAAAAAAAGAGTTTGGCTGGCAAAAAATCTACTCTGCCTTCGTACCTCCCCAGAGAGCTACAAGCCCGATAATTATTTTAAGGGCAGCGTGCCATGCCGGGTCCTTGAGAGCCGGGAACGGAATCCCAAGGTAACCCAGTATACCCATCAGTACCAGTATTATACCAATTATGTAAAGCAACCATTTTGCCACTGCCATGGTATCACCCCCACTGGTAATGGTACCCTGCAGAAACCAGAATTAATATTAAATTGTGATGGATATAAATTTTACTAAAAGTTTCTTGCTGTGATAATAACCATTCGATTTATTACCTGAAATGAGTGTACATCTCTTAAATTAGTAAATGTTCAGCTAAGATTATTATACATGATGTACAGAAGATATGCACCTATGAAAACCGTTAAATCAGGAAATGATGCTGATGAAGGGAACATACTGTCTCATTATAAACTGCAGAGGGACTGAGAGGAGGATCGGAAGCCTTGGAACCGTAAGGTTCCCTCCAGGCTTCTATGTATATGTTGGTTCCGGCTTCAGCTCCCTTGAGGCAAGGATAAAAAGACACCTCAGCTCCGAGAAAAGGAGGAGGTGGCACATAGACCACTTCCTGGACGGTGCAGAGGTTGAATGTGTCCTCTACACAACAGATAAAAGAAGACTTGAATGTGCAGTTTCAGAGAAGCTCCATGGCAAAAAATCTGTCAGGGGCTTCGGCTGTTCAGACTGCAGGTGTAAATCACACCTGCATCACTTCAAAAATAAAAATGATGCCACCGAATCTGTAAAGAGGGCCTTCAGGGAACTGGGAGCTGAGGTCCATGAATGGGGGATATGACTATCCCCTCAGGAGTTTAACCCCTGCAGCCATCATCACGGCCCCAAAGATTAACTTAAGGGTTGCGTGCCATTGGGGCTCAGTTCCAAGGGCACCGGATGGGTCGAGTGCCCATACAGCCATAATCACTATCAGAAATCCAGCTGCCAGATGGAATACTCCAAGCTGCTCAAACCTCTCCATAACCATATCCTCCATCAGAGACCATGAAAGACCAACCTGTGATAGGATGAATCTCAGGAACCACCATTAACCCTCAACCCTGAATTTTCAACAACCCGGAACCAATCATGAATCCGAGGAACCACCTTCATTAACCATCAACCCTGAATTTTCTGAAGAATTCCTCAAACTCCTCCTGATCCATTGGTTCGGGTACCGTGAATTCAGTGTTCCTGTAGATATCCTCCGCGAGTTTCCTGTAAACAGAGGCCTGTTCAGACTCAGGGAACCGTTCTATGACAGTCCTGGCCTCAAGCTCACTCTCCTGGACAAGATGGCTTCTGGGAACAGCTCCAATCAGCCTTGAACCTATCCTTGAAGCAAATTCAGATACGATCTCCACCTCATCCCTGATGCCCCTGCAGTTACATATGACACCTCCAAGTTTACCCTTGAGCTTCCTTATGCCCCGTGCAATGTTGTTGGCTGCGTAAAGGGACATGTACTCCCCGGACGTAACTATGTAGACCTCATCTGCAAAGTCCTCCCTCAGGGGAACTGCGAAGCCTCCGCAGACAACGTCACCAAGGACATCATAGATAACGACATCAATGTCCTCCCGGAATACTCCAAGCCTTTCCAGGAGGTTCATTGCAACTATGACGCCCCTCCCGGCACACCCCACACCTGGTTCAGGGCCACCTGATTCAACGCACCTTACACCCCCAAATCCTGTGTGTATTACCTCAGAAACATCGGGTTCTCTGTTCTCCTTCAGCACATCCAGAACCGCGGGGAGCCTCTCACCATAGAGGGTCCTTGTGGTATCTGCCTTGGGGTCACATCCTATCACAAGGACCCTGTGCTCCGATGAGTAAGCCGCCGCCATGTTTGAGACGATGGTGGATTTACCTATACCTCCCTTACCATAGATGGCTATCCTCTTCATTGATACACCACTGAGCGATCACTTAACAAAGGCCCCTATTATATCTCCCCTCGTTATTATCCCGGCCAGCCTGCCATCCTCATCAACCACTGGCAGTCTCTTGATGTCATGCCTTTCCATGAGCTCAGCTGCATCTGAGACCGAGGCGCGTGGGGGCACGGTTACAACCTTAGGGGTCATTATCTCCTCCACGCGCATGACCGCCGCCTTCCTTATACCCCTCGCTATCTCATCATATTCGTGTTTCATGCGGAGGGGGAGTTCAAGGAGGTCCAGTGGTGAGGGCATGATGAGGTTAAGGCTGGGGGAGTGGACCTCTATGAGCCTCATTATATCTCCCTCACTGATGATACCCACAAGTTTCCCGTCCTCGTCCACAACCGGGGCACCGCTTATCCTGTTCTCCCTGAGTACCCTTGCCGCCTCATGGATACTGCTGGTCCTCTTAACGGTTATAACATCGCTCTGCATAGCATCCTTTACCCTTATCATCTGTTCACCCATCTTTAATATGTGGACCATCACTTTTAAAAATAACAGTCCCCCTCCACATACTAACCTGGAAAGATGATGTTTAGGAGGCCAGAAAAAAAGGAACAACTGGAACATCGAAGGTGGGTTTTCAGAAACCGGGTTCTCAGGAATCAGACCTCTTAACCCTCCTGTAGACAAGATCCCCTGGCCGGACCCTGTCCTCAACAAGGAGCCCAACCTCCCCACCTTCAGCCACCTCTACCGATTCCCCCTCTATCTGGAGGGACTTAACACGCTGTATGAGGGCCCCGGTGGTTTTTCCCTGGATTATAACCTCATCACCCACCCTGAGGGGTCTCCATAGTCGTAGCCTTGCTGCACCGACCTTCCTGTAATAATTAACTACCTCTCCAATGTCCTCCTTGATGTATTCGGATATGTTTCCACTGCTACCGTTCTCAGGTTCGCTGAAATAGAATCCCGTGCTGAAGCCCCTGTTGAAGACCTTTCGAAGTTCACTGAGCCAGCGCTCCTCAAATCTCCACTCACCACTGAGGTACCTGTCCAGGGCCTCCCTGTAGACACCTGTCACCGTTGCAACGTAATCAGCAGGGCGCCCTCGGCCCTCAATTTTAAGTGCATGGACCCCTGCATCAACAAGTTCAGGTATGTGCTCGATCATGCAGAGATCCGCGGGACTCAGGAGGTAGCTCCTTACAGCCTCTGAAGCTGACACCTCAAGGTCGAATTCACCGTCCTCTGATACCAGTCTCCAGCTCTTCCTGCAGGGCTGCAGGCAGTCACCACAGTTTGCACTTCTGCCATAGAGGTAGGAACTCAGGTAGCACCTCCCTGAGATGGCGGTGCAGAGGGCTCCGTGAACAAAGACCTCAACCTCAACCGGTGAAGCCGACGCAATCCCTGCGATTTCTCTGAGGGACAGTTCCCTTGAGAGTATAGCCCTTGAGACCCCCATGTCCCTGAGTATGGTGAGTGTACGGGTGTTTGTAATGTTTGCCTGTACACTTACATGGACATCCAGACCGCATTCAGCTGCAAGGTCCACCGCTGCAAGGTCAGAGGCTATGACAGCATCAACACCTGCGGAGTGGAGTTCCGGAAAGATATTCTTGAGCCTCTCAACATCATCATCCCTGAGGGCCGTGTTGGTGCAGACATACAGCCTTGAGCCGTGGTCGTGGGCCCTCTCCACAGCCTCTGCAACCTCACTTACCCTGAAATTATCTGCCCGCGCCCTCATGTTGCAGCCCTCGAGTCCAATGTAGACTGCATCCGCCCCTGACCTGAGGGCTGCCATGAGGGAAGAAAAGTCTCCGGCCGGTGATAGGAGTTCAGGCATCTCAATCACTGAAAAACAATCCTTAATTTTATACAACAATGAAAATCTGCAGCCAGGGCCCCATCACCTGGAGCAGGACCTCATGGCCTCATATTCACTTATGTCAGATGGTAGGGGTGTGGGGTAGTCCCCATCAAGGCATCCCGTGCACAGGAATCCCTTCTTTATACCTATGCACTCCACCAGGGACTCGATGCTGAGGTAGCCCAGGGAATCAACACCTATTATCCTCCTTATCTCCTCAACGTTCCTGCTGGATGCTATGAGCTCCTTCTTTGTTGCCATTGCTATGCCATAGTAGCATGGGGACTTTATTGGTGGGCAACCTATCCTCAGATGTATCTCCTCTGCCCCGGCATCCCTTATGATGTCAATGAGTGCCCTTGAGGTTGTCCCCCTCACTATACTGTCATCGATGAGTACTATGCGTTTACCCTCAAGTTCGGACCTTATGGGGTTCATCTTGAGTTTAACCGCTGTTTCACGTTCCTCCTGGGTCGGCATTATAAATGTACGGCCCACGTACCTGTTCTTTATCAGGCCCTCACCGTAGGGTATCCCTGAGGCCCTTGAGTATCCTATGGCCGCCGGGATGGATGAGTCAGGTACGGGTACAACCACGTCTGCGTTGGCCGGGTGCTCCCTGTAGAGGGCCTCCCCAATATTGAGGCGGACCCTGTATACGTTGCGCCCGTCGATTACACTGTCCGGCCTTGCGAAGTAGACGTACTCAAACATGCAGTGGGCCCTCCTGGTGTTGGGGGCGTTTGCAACCCAGTAGGATTTGCCCCGGTTCAGGTGGAGTATCTCACCGGGCTGGACGTCCCTTACATGCTCGGCACCTATGACATCAAAGGCCACGGTCTCCGAGGCCACGATCTGGGTGCTGCCCTTCCTTGCAAAGGCCAGTGGTTTTATACCCACAGGGTCCCTGACGACATAGAGGTCCTGGTT harbors:
- a CDS encoding DUF371 domain-containing protein, with translation MRYTLRARGHPNVTAGHRTTFEVTVDPEIGETADCIIGVSSSDSISTLPDEMKRAIARESSLVRVILRTENGYDEIRGYGHPELTLDHPTDIVCRKSDYICSRTLMIRADKAAFDLDENLVRDLRKGRELKVEIIVEY
- a CDS encoding DUF123 domain-containing protein, whose protein sequence is MKGTYCLIINCRGTERRIGSLGTVRFPPGFYVYVGSGFSSLEARIKRHLSSEKRRRWHIDHFLDGAEVECVLYTTDKRRLECAVSEKLHGKKSVRGFGCSDCRCKSHLHHFKNKNDATESVKRAFRELGAEVHEWGI
- the cfbC gene encoding Ni-sirohydrochlorin a,c-diamide reductive cyclase ATP-dependent reductase subunit, with amino-acid sequence MKRIAIYGKGGIGKSTIVSNMAAAYSSEHRVLVIGCDPKADTTRTLYGERLPAVLDVLKENREPDVSEVIHTGFGGVRCVESGGPEPGVGCAGRGVIVAMNLLERLGVFREDIDVVIYDVLGDVVCGGFAVPLREDFADEVYIVTSGEYMSLYAANNIARGIRKLKGKLGGVICNCRGIRDEVEIVSEFASRIGSRLIGAVPRSHLVQESELEARTVIERFPESEQASVYRKLAEDIYRNTEFTVPEPMDQEEFEEFFRKFRVDG
- a CDS encoding CBS domain-containing protein, whose amino-acid sequence is MIRVKDAMQSDVITVKRTSSIHEAARVLRENRISGAPVVDEDGKLVGIISEGDIMRLIEVHSPSLNLIMPSPLDLLELPLRMKHEYDEIARGIRKAAVMRVEEIMTPKVVTVPPRASVSDAAELMERHDIKRLPVVDEDGRLAGIITRGDIIGAFVK
- a CDS encoding peptidase U32 family protein, translated to MPELLSPAGDFSSLMAALRSGADAVYIGLEGCNMRARADNFRVSEVAEAVERAHDHGSRLYVCTNTALRDDDVERLKNIFPELHSAGVDAVIASDLAAVDLAAECGLDVHVSVQANITNTRTLTILRDMGVSRAILSRELSLREIAGIASASPVEVEVFVHGALCTAISGRCYLSSYLYGRSANCGDCLQPCRKSWRLVSEDGEFDLEVSASEAVRSYLLSPADLCMIEHIPELVDAGVHALKIEGRGRPADYVATVTGVYREALDRYLSGEWRFEERWLSELRKVFNRGFSTGFYFSEPENGSSGNISEYIKEDIGEVVNYYRKVGAARLRLWRPLRVGDEVIIQGKTTGALIQRVKSLQIEGESVEVAEGGEVGLLVEDRVRPGDLVYRRVKRSDS
- the purF gene encoding amidophosphoribosyltransferase; this translates as MRDKCGIVGIYSQDKKTGVASQIYYALYALQHRGQESAGISTFNGNDILTHRGMGLVCDVFNPEKLEELKGNVGIGHVRYSTTGESRIENSQPFWSEFQGGKIAIAHNGDIINSMELREELEEEGHSFVSTTDSEVICHLLSREYDEKPNMIYAIKRVSEQLVGSYSLVVLLNQDLYVVRDPVGIKPLAFARKGSTQIVASETVAFDVIGAEHVRDVQPGEILHLNRGKSYWVANAPNTRRAHCMFEYVYFARPDSVIDGRNVYRVRLNIGEALYREHPANADVVVPVPDSSIPAAIGYSRASGIPYGEGLIKNRYVGRTFIMPTQEERETAVKLKMNPIRSELEGKRIVLIDDSIVRGTTSRALIDIIRDAGAEEIHLRIGCPPIKSPCYYGIAMATKKELIASSRNVEEIRRIIGVDSLGYLSIESLVECIGIKKGFLCTGCLDGDYPTPLPSDISEYEAMRSCSR